From Triticum urartu cultivar G1812 chromosome 2, Tu2.1, whole genome shotgun sequence, a single genomic window includes:
- the LOC125534868 gene encoding BTB/POZ and MATH domain-containing protein 2-like has product MGESTTVMPVFEVCLMDRGGRPSMRQRKTTLRDCETTMADDGNGRTWGWAQFIAGSLAERNYTTADGHITFLCSIMVIDESSTPVPPSDIGAHLGQLLDQAEGTDVSFIVEGQMFPAHRAVLAARSPVFRAELFGSMSEATMPSITLQDITPATFGVMLRYMYTDALPADNLPGGCPIDMLQDLLAAADRYALDRLKIICAHKLWEEVSVETAATILACAETYSCAELKSKCMDFIVLGKNLKEAMFTESYGLLLVKFPSVAAELRERLHDRIYACENGTE; this is encoded by the coding sequence ATGGGCGAATCCACAACCGTCATGCCTGTCTTCGAGGTTTGCTTGATGGACAGGGGCGGCAGGCCGTCAATGCGCCAAAGAAAGACCACTCTTCGTGACTGCGAGACTACCATGGCGGACGACGGGAACGGCCGCACCTGGGGATGGGCTCAGTTCATCGCAGGAAGTCTGGCGGAGAGAAATTACACAACGGCTGATGGGCACATTACATTTTTGTGCTCCATCATGGTCATCGATGAAAGCTCCACTCCGGTGCCGCCCTCAGACATCGGGGCCCATCTCGGCCAACTGCTAGATCAGGCCGAGGGGACAGATGTGTCATTCATCGTCGAGGGCCAGATGTTCCCCGCTCACCGAGCAGTGCTAGCCGCTCGTTCGCCGGTCTTCAGGGCGGAGCTCTTCGGCTCCATGTCCGAGGCTACAATGCCATCCATCACGCTGCAGGACATCACGCCTGCGACATTTGGAGTTATGCTTAGGTACATGTACACGGATGCCTTGCCCGCAGACAACCTGCCTGGGGGCTGTCCCATTGACATGCTTCAGGATCTGCTTGCTGCGGCCGACCGGTATGCACTTGACAGGCTAAAGATTATTTGCGCGCACAAGTTATGGGAGGAGGTGTCTGTAGAAACAGCCGCAACTATCTTAGCTTGCGCCGAAACCTACAGCTGTGCAGAGTTGAAGAGCAAGTGCATGGACTTCATCGTGCTGGGCAAAAATTTGAAAGAGGCCATGTTCACTGAGAGTTATGGGTTGTTGCTTGTCAAGTTCCCATCCGTTGCTGCTGAGCTCAGAGAGCGGCTACATGACAGGATTTATGCGTGTGAGAATGGAACAGAGTGA
- the LOC125540846 gene encoding OVARIAN TUMOR DOMAIN-containing deubiquitinating enzyme 1-like, protein MGPKRKLDDLAQPSSAGSSGDHGGGGGGGGGGDDRPTKAPRLSPSPPPPPPPAQSPSRDQTALPTSPPPLQPPGSPPPPADKDPVELEEGELEDDADSREEEEDDQDSDEELGGSLPELALGTQDYLSLRETSSQLLDGHRTYLKPQKDCRVLIGGFRCPDALPTALGSEEQLSELVRECPDNSIIQEKMKILSKHYVLFRRTRQDGSCFYRAFLFSYMEILGQMQDKQAEVTRLMECFEMYTDRFSRLKWDEAYFLNPEKYFSSVVSELNEVLNVIAAGCTSEWLYQRSLQESFSGRIISFLRLLTETEIRTEEFYKQSIPKNVNVLQFCWKTVRSLDAEATTTQMRALTYTLGIPLRVEVVDKSSTGQVVLVKRLDFFHQSDLNKGPLHLTRSYLSSSTAPKLLEEGSNDADLLSSDGAPLLTLLCRRGHCDILYRK, encoded by the exons ATGGGCCCGAAGAGAAAACTGGATGACCTGGCCCAGCCATCCAGCGCGGGAAGCAGCGGAgaccacggcggcggcggcggcggcggcggcggaggcgatgATCGACCGACGAAGGCGCCACGGCTctcgccgtcgccgccaccgccgccaccgcccgcgcAGTCGCCCTCTCGCGACCAGACGGCGCTTCCCACCTCACCGCCCCCGCTTCAGCCGCCAGGGtccccgccgcctcccgccgaCAAGGATCCG GTGGAGCTGGAAGAAGGGGAGCTAGAAGATGATGCAGATTCacgggaggaggaagaggatgatcAGGATTCGGATGAGGAGCTCGGAGGATCACTTCCTG AACTTGCACTCGGCACACAAGATTATCTTTCACTGCGAGAAACCTCGAGCCAGTTGCTGGATGGCCACAGAACGTACCTCAAACCACAAAAGGACTGCCGTGTCCTCATTGGTGGTTTCCGGTGTCCAGATGCTCTCCCGACAGCATTAGGAAGTGAG GAACAACTCTCAGAATTGGTTCGTGAATGTCCAGATAACTCCATCATCCAGGAAAAGATGAAG ATTCTCAGTAAGCATTATGTGCTCTTCCGAAGAACTCGCCAAGATGGCAGCTGCTTTTACAGAGCTTTTCTGTTTTCCTACATG GAGATCCTTGGACAAATGCAAGATAAACAAGCTGAGGTTACTCGTCTTATGGAATGTTTCGAAATGTATACAGATAGATTCTCTCGTCTTAAGTGGGACGAAGCATACTTCTTAAATCCTGAAAAATACTTCTCAAGTGTTGTTTCT GAGCTCAATGAGGTTCTCAACGTCATTGCAGCAGG TTGTACTTCTGAATGGCTGTACCAGAGAAGCCTGCAGGAGTCCTTTTCAGGCAGGA TTATATCTTTCCTTAGGTTGCTTACTGAGACTGAAATCCGGACAGAAGAGTTCTACAAGCAATCTATCCCCAAAAATGTGAATGTCCTCCAG TTCTGTTGGAAAACGGTGCGATCGCTGGATGCTGAAGCTACCACTACACAAATGAGGGCTTTGACATACACGCTCGGCATACCGTTGCGTGTCGAAGTCGTGGATAAGAGCTCGACGGGTCAAGTTGTGTTAGTGAAGCGCCTCGATTTCTTTCATCAGTCAGACTTGAACAAGGGCCCTCTCCATTTGACTCGGAGCTACCTTTCCTCGAGCACAGCTCCTAAACTGCTGGAGGAGGGAAGCAACGACGCCGACTTGTTATCATCTGATGGCGCACCCTTGCTGACCTTGTTGTGTAGGCGTGGTCACTGTGACATTCTTTACCGCAAGTGA